A genomic region of Chelmon rostratus isolate fCheRos1 chromosome 8, fCheRos1.pri, whole genome shotgun sequence contains the following coding sequences:
- the LOC121609885 gene encoding transmembrane protein 176B-like, with amino-acid sequence MSVTMAKADGVTVLTLTSDPESACPPLCQILKGLCYSPTCCSVSQHLRRVQKTTQSLLGALHIIVGLLNIGLGAILYDAEIYPFWLGGTFIFFGIVSILSEKCPSPCLVFLNVFLNLAGVGFAIAAIILYSINIALLSFWWMCDNDYSSGYDTPSPQEDIVMEKCLEAKAMILMLQTGVIGVLIVLSVLELCVAISSAVLGIKALKSSEKRENKSTDDPEKYKQLLEEVTTNPPA; translated from the exons atgTCTGTGACCATGGCCAAAGCTGATGGGGTCACTGTGTTgactttgacctctgaccccgagAGTGCTTGTCCTCCACTATGTCAAATCCTCAAGGGCCTTTGCTACAGCCCTAcgtgctgctctgtgtctcagcACCTGAGGAGGGTCCAGAAAACTACTCAGTCTCTCCTGGGG GCTCTGCACATTATCGTTGGGTTGCTCAACATCGGCCTTGGAGCGATCCTCTATGATGCTGAAATATATCCTTTTTGGTTGGGAGGAACG TTTATCTTTTTTGGCATCGTGAGCATCTTGTCTGAGAAGTGCCCCAGTCCATGTCTG GTCTTCCTCAATGTGTTCCTGAATCTGGCAGGAGTTGGTTTTGCCATTGCAGCCATTATACTCTACAGCATCAACATAGCCCTCTTAAGTTTTTGGTGGATGTGTGATAATGATTACAGTTCAGGATACGATACACCATCTCCTCAAGAGGACATCGTGATGGAGAAATGCTTGGAGGCCAAAGCAATGATTCTG ATGCTTCAGACCGGCGTCATTGGTGTGCTGATCGTCCTGTCGGTCCTGGAGCTCTGCGTCGCCATCAGCTCTGCCGTGTTGGGGATCAAAGCTCTGAAGAGcagtgagaagagagaaaacaag aGCACTGATGACccagaaaaatacaaacaactgCTGGAGGAAGTCACCACTAACCCTCCAGCCTAA